In Nocardia sp. NBC_00403, one DNA window encodes the following:
- a CDS encoding phosphotransferase, with protein sequence MESEAPTRHPALEVVRGITRIGGHIAREAVARPRATTAADVPVTGREVTADWLTAVLCDRHPGAAVETFDTETASSGTSTRWKLSVTYNEAGRVAGLPETLFAKTTADFKQRLTLDLAGVLGGEPGFFKHLRPELDIEAPRGYHSAVDDRSGRSISLLEDIVSTKGASFCTPQTPIGRAQIEDLLQTMATWHARYWDDHELRQHRWLKAPRAHFANLDRLIGISKRAKVGARRAATVLPEELPAQHDRLYRALAQSLEIASTGPQTFLHGDSHIGNTYVTATGRMGFTDWQIVLRGSWAYDFAYVVSSGLAVTDRRAWEGELLTIYLERLAACGAPAPDFDTAWLAYRQQALYPYFIWLATMGHSIIQPKYQPDEISLGIIERTAAAVLDLDAAKAVEEAAESQIRGS encoded by the coding sequence TTGGAGTCCGAGGCACCAACCCGGCACCCCGCACTGGAGGTAGTGCGCGGAATCACGCGCATCGGTGGTCATATCGCCAGGGAAGCGGTCGCCCGCCCGCGGGCCACTACTGCGGCCGACGTGCCGGTCACCGGCCGGGAAGTGACCGCCGATTGGCTGACTGCCGTGCTGTGCGACCGCCACCCCGGCGCGGCCGTCGAAACGTTCGACACCGAGACCGCGAGCAGCGGCACCTCGACCCGTTGGAAACTGAGCGTCACCTACAACGAGGCCGGCCGGGTCGCAGGTCTGCCGGAAACCCTGTTCGCGAAGACGACCGCAGACTTCAAACAGCGGCTCACCCTGGACTTGGCCGGAGTACTCGGCGGTGAGCCGGGATTCTTCAAACATCTGCGACCCGAGCTCGACATCGAGGCGCCGCGCGGTTATCACAGTGCGGTCGACGACCGGTCGGGGCGGTCGATTTCGTTGCTCGAGGACATCGTCAGCACCAAGGGCGCAAGCTTCTGCACGCCACAGACACCGATCGGCCGAGCACAGATCGAGGATCTGCTGCAGACCATGGCGACCTGGCACGCCCGCTACTGGGACGACCACGAGCTCAGGCAGCATCGATGGTTGAAGGCCCCGAGGGCGCACTTCGCCAATCTCGACCGGTTGATCGGCATATCCAAACGGGCCAAGGTCGGGGCTCGGCGGGCGGCCACGGTCCTACCTGAAGAGCTTCCAGCCCAACATGACCGGCTGTACCGGGCGCTGGCGCAATCGCTGGAGATCGCCAGCACGGGCCCGCAGACCTTCCTGCATGGTGACAGCCATATCGGCAACACTTACGTCACCGCCACCGGCCGCATGGGGTTCACCGACTGGCAGATCGTGCTGCGTGGAAGCTGGGCGTACGACTTCGCTTACGTGGTCAGCTCCGGCCTCGCTGTCACCGACCGGCGGGCATGGGAAGGGGAGCTGTTGACCATCTACCTCGAGCGGCTTGCGGCTTGCGGCGCCCCGGCACCTGATTTCGACACGGCGTGGCTGGCCTACCGCCAGCAAGCGTTGTATCCGTACTTCATCTGGCTGGCGACCATGGGCCACAGCATCATCCAGCCGAAGTACCAGCCTGACGAGATAAGTCTCGGCATTATCGAGCGGACCGCCGCTGCCGTACTCGACCTCGATGCCGCGAAGGCCGTCGAGGAGGCCGCCGAGTCACAGATCCGGGGCAGCTGA
- a CDS encoding ATP-binding protein: MQESLTSVFVGRDAEMARVVSLGRRAAAGQGAAILVEGDPGIGKTALLDAAETRCTADGMRVRRGAAKELQQGVPFAAACSWLDIDRIAPDTESDTVRALLRSGDRAGDGAATHEFAITEAILDLVDTWCTAGPVALIIDDVHWADRQSLSVLHRLCTVLDDLPLLLILAARPLPRDKVFAALSADLVERRAPTIRLGPLLNSAAAELVRHMVGAVPGSGLMRQVIGAGGNPLYITELVAALLRDEAITLVADVADRTRPAADERLPASLAEAISQRLELLSRPARHMLPMAAALGSIVNVAELAAVLSSSILDVWSAVTEAMDGGLLTRADSELVFRHDLIRKVLAEQLPASLRSDLLRRAGQVLQATDAPIERVAYYLSAGDHELDTTSLDWLVAVADKLIVRAPEIAVKLLRRAANVPDLDGGMRSVLIGLQAQALLWNGSAIEAESVLRAALLTRPENGDDVGLRWRLAQACHAQGRLADAVDVAETALSTASLGAEEAGRFHGLCGLDNFFLGRFDAAAAVGRQALELGETTDNPIATGYGLMTLGAVRYTQGYLGAALDLSSRIIAIFENGTGSDQFDPYVLYAHCLIELDRLADAEETLKTAIGHNRRMHGVYLAPNLVAKARLYLLDGRWDDAVAECTSGMEAPDVFGYAPVAHALAALIGIHRGTFLPDPDTVPAPDGQLGSSGYAQLHPWVNALIHETRGNPDLALKLLVDAQQRLVDGLTAPTLYYIFPDIARLAADVGDDDAARSVVASAEALVVREPTAARNGTALLCRGLAERDPAALVAAARAFREAGRPLYEAQAFENAAVVLAAAGRGAEARTALDAAVELYTRLGASWDTARAVARVRPYGIRRGVRGPRNRPKSGWAALTDTERKVAGLVAEGFSNSDIAAQMFLSRRTIQSHVSNTLAKLGLRSRREIAAVMSGN, translated from the coding sequence GTGCAAGAGTCCCTCACCTCGGTGTTCGTTGGTCGCGATGCCGAGATGGCGCGTGTGGTGTCGCTCGGACGACGCGCCGCCGCGGGGCAGGGGGCGGCGATACTCGTCGAAGGTGATCCCGGCATCGGCAAGACAGCACTGCTCGATGCGGCCGAAACCCGATGCACAGCCGACGGTATGCGCGTCCGCAGGGGAGCCGCGAAGGAACTGCAGCAGGGTGTGCCGTTCGCGGCGGCCTGCTCGTGGCTGGACATCGATCGCATCGCGCCCGATACGGAGTCGGACACGGTTCGTGCGCTGTTGCGTAGCGGGGACAGAGCCGGTGACGGTGCGGCAACGCACGAGTTCGCGATCACCGAGGCGATCCTCGATCTGGTCGATACCTGGTGTACCGCCGGCCCGGTCGCGTTGATCATCGATGATGTCCACTGGGCGGATCGGCAGAGCCTGTCGGTGCTGCACCGGCTCTGCACCGTCCTGGACGATCTGCCGCTGTTGCTGATACTCGCGGCCCGTCCGCTGCCGCGGGACAAGGTGTTTGCCGCGCTGTCGGCCGATCTCGTCGAACGCCGCGCCCCGACGATTCGTCTCGGACCCTTGCTCAACTCGGCTGCGGCGGAACTGGTGCGGCACATGGTCGGGGCCGTCCCCGGCTCGGGATTGATGCGTCAGGTGATCGGCGCCGGCGGCAATCCGCTCTACATCACGGAATTGGTGGCCGCCCTGTTGCGCGACGAGGCGATCACGTTGGTCGCCGACGTTGCCGACCGGACGCGGCCGGCCGCCGACGAGCGGCTGCCTGCCTCACTGGCGGAGGCGATCTCGCAGCGGCTGGAACTGCTGTCCCGTCCGGCGCGGCACATGCTGCCGATGGCTGCCGCACTGGGCTCGATCGTCAATGTCGCGGAACTCGCGGCGGTCCTGAGCAGCTCGATTCTGGATGTCTGGAGCGCTGTCACCGAGGCGATGGATGGCGGGCTTCTTACCCGTGCCGACTCCGAACTGGTGTTTCGGCACGACCTGATCCGAAAGGTGCTGGCCGAACAATTGCCTGCCTCGCTGCGGTCGGATTTGCTCCGCCGGGCCGGTCAGGTTCTACAGGCGACCGATGCGCCGATCGAGCGAGTTGCGTACTACCTCTCGGCCGGCGACCACGAACTGGACACGACCAGTCTCGATTGGCTCGTGGCCGTGGCCGACAAGCTGATCGTGCGAGCACCCGAGATAGCGGTGAAGCTGTTGCGTCGCGCAGCGAACGTCCCGGACCTCGACGGCGGCATGCGCTCGGTGCTGATCGGCTTGCAGGCCCAAGCGTTGCTCTGGAACGGCTCCGCCATCGAGGCCGAGTCCGTTTTGCGCGCGGCGCTGCTCACTCGACCGGAAAACGGCGACGACGTCGGGCTTCGTTGGCGGCTCGCTCAGGCCTGCCACGCGCAGGGCCGGTTGGCCGATGCTGTCGATGTTGCCGAAACAGCACTGTCCACAGCGAGTCTCGGAGCCGAGGAGGCGGGCCGCTTCCACGGCCTGTGTGGACTGGACAATTTCTTTTTGGGGCGGTTCGATGCGGCCGCGGCGGTCGGCCGACAGGCGCTCGAACTGGGTGAGACCACTGACAATCCGATCGCCACCGGATATGGCCTCATGACGTTGGGGGCCGTGCGCTATACCCAGGGCTATCTCGGTGCGGCGCTGGACCTGAGCAGCCGGATCATTGCCATATTCGAGAACGGCACCGGATCGGACCAGTTCGATCCGTATGTGCTGTATGCACACTGCTTGATCGAGCTCGATCGCCTCGCCGACGCCGAAGAGACCCTGAAGACGGCCATCGGTCACAACCGGAGGATGCACGGTGTGTATCTGGCCCCGAACCTGGTTGCGAAGGCGCGGCTGTATTTGTTGGACGGTCGCTGGGATGATGCAGTGGCCGAATGCACCTCCGGCATGGAAGCGCCCGACGTCTTCGGTTATGCGCCGGTCGCACACGCCTTGGCGGCGCTGATCGGAATCCACCGCGGCACATTTCTACCGGACCCGGACACCGTTCCCGCACCGGACGGCCAGCTGGGCAGCAGCGGTTATGCACAGCTCCATCCCTGGGTCAACGCTCTGATCCACGAGACGCGCGGCAACCCGGACCTGGCGTTGAAACTACTCGTCGATGCCCAACAACGACTGGTCGACGGTTTGACCGCGCCCACGCTCTACTACATCTTTCCCGACATCGCCCGGCTGGCCGCGGACGTCGGTGACGACGACGCGGCTCGGTCGGTGGTGGCCAGCGCCGAAGCGCTGGTGGTGCGTGAGCCGACCGCGGCCAGAAACGGTACCGCTCTGCTGTGCCGCGGACTCGCCGAGCGCGATCCCGCGGCTCTCGTCGCGGCTGCACGCGCTTTCAGGGAGGCCGGACGGCCGCTCTACGAAGCACAGGCTTTCGAGAATGCTGCCGTTGTGCTCGCCGCTGCCGGTCGCGGCGCTGAGGCCCGCACCGCACTGGACGCCGCTGTGGAGCTCTACACCCGCCTTGGAGCTTCCTGGGATACCGCCCGCGCGGTGGCGCGCGTGCGGCCCTATGGAATTCGCCGTGGTGTCCGCGGTCCGCGCAACCGCCCCAAGTCAGGCTGGGCGGCCCTGACCGATACTGAACGAAAGGTCGCGGGCTTGGTTGCGGAGGGGTTTTCGAACTCCGACATCGCGG